One genomic region from Prionailurus bengalensis isolate Pbe53 chromosome C1, Fcat_Pben_1.1_paternal_pri, whole genome shotgun sequence encodes:
- the STRADB gene encoding STE20-related kinase adapter protein beta isoform X1 has translation MSLLDCFCTSRTQVESLRPEKQSETSIHQHLVDELPFSQLPSSTRAKDVICSTNVSHYELQVEIGRGFDNLTSVHLARHTPTGTLVTIKITNLENCTDERLKALQKAVILSHFFRHPNITTYWTVFTVGSWLWVISPFMAYGSASQLLKTYFPEGMSETLIRNILFGAVRGLSYLHQNGCIHRSIKASHILISGDGLVTLSGLSHLHSLVKHGQRHRAVYDFPQFSTSVQPWLSPELLRQDLHGYNVKSDIYSVGITACELASGKVPFQDMHRTQMLLQKLKGPPYSPLDVSIFPQSESRMKNSRSGVDSGIGESVLVSSGTQTVNSDRLQTPSSKTFSPAFFSLVQLCLQQDPEKRPSASSLLSHVFFKQMKEESQDSILTLLPPKPSIALSPVSRWTEPECDFPDEKDSNWEF, from the exons GTTGATGAGCTACCCTTTTCCCAGTTGCCTTCATCCACTAGAGCCAAGGATGTGATCTGTTCCACCAATGTTTCTCACTATGAACTCCAAGTGGAAATTG GAAGAGGATTTGACAACTTGACTTCTGTTCATCTTGCCCGGCATACTCCTACAGGAACACTGGTGactataaaaattacaaatctgGAAAACTGCACTGATGAACGCCTGAAAGCTTTACag AAAGCAGTGATTTTGTCCCACTTTTTCCGGCACCCCAATATTACAACCTATTGGACTGTTTTCACTGTTGGCAGCTGGCTTTGGGTTATTTCTCCATTTATGGCCTATG GTTCAGCAAGTCAGCTCTTGAAGACTTACTTTCCTGAAGGAATGAGTGAAACTTTAATAAGAAACATTCTCTTTGGAGCAGTGAGAGGGTTGAGCTATCTGCACCAAAATGGCTGCATtcacag GAGTATTAAAGCCAGCCATATCCTCATTTCTGGTGATGGCCTAGTGACCCTCTCTGGCCTGTCCCACCTGCATAGTTTGGTTAAGCATGGACAGAGGCATAGGGCTGTGTATGATTTCCCACAGTTCAGCACATCAGTGCAGCCGTGGCTGAGCCCAGAACTACTGAGACAG GATTTACATGGATATAATGTAAAGTCAGATATTTACAGTGTTGGGATTACAGCATGTGAATTGGCCAGTGGGAAGGTACCTTTCCAGGACATGCATAGGACTCAG atgtTGTTACAGAAGCTGAAAGGTCCTCCTTACAGCCCATTGGATGTCAGTATCTTCCCTCAATCAGAATCCAGAATGAAGAATTCCCGATCAGGTGTAGACTCTGGGATTGGAGAAAGTGTACTTGTCTCCAGTGGAACTCAAACAGTAAATAGTGACAGATTGCAAACTCCATCCTCAAAAActttctctcctgccttctttAGCTTGGTACAGCTCTGTTTGCAACAAGATCCTGAGAAAAG accATCTGCAAGCAGTTTATTGTCCCATGTGTTCTTCAAACAG ATGAAAGAAGAAAGCCAGGACTCAATACTTACACTGTTGCCTCCTAAGCCATCAATAGCACTGTCTCCAGTGTCACGTTGGACTGAGCCGGAATGTGATTTTCCTGATGAAAAAGACTCAAACTGGGAATTCTAG
- the STRADB gene encoding STE20-related kinase adapter protein beta isoform X2 yields MSLLDCFCTSRTQVESLRPEKQSETSIHQHLVDELPFSQLPSSTRAKDVICSTNVSHYELQVEIGRGFDNLTSVHLARHTPTGTLVTIKITNLENCTDERLKALQKAVILSHFFRHPNITTYWTVFTVGSWLWVISPFMAYGSASQLLKTYFPEGMSETLIRNILFGAVRGLSYLHQNGCIHRSIKASHILISGDGLVTLSGLSHLHSLVKHGQRHRAVYDFPQFSTSVQPWLSPELLRQDLHGYNVKSDIYSVGITACELASGKVPFQDMHRTQMLLQKLKGPPYSPLDVSIFPQSESRMKNSRSGVDSGIGESVLVSSGTQTVNSDRLQTPSSKTFSPAFFSLVQLCLQQDPEKR; encoded by the exons GTTGATGAGCTACCCTTTTCCCAGTTGCCTTCATCCACTAGAGCCAAGGATGTGATCTGTTCCACCAATGTTTCTCACTATGAACTCCAAGTGGAAATTG GAAGAGGATTTGACAACTTGACTTCTGTTCATCTTGCCCGGCATACTCCTACAGGAACACTGGTGactataaaaattacaaatctgGAAAACTGCACTGATGAACGCCTGAAAGCTTTACag AAAGCAGTGATTTTGTCCCACTTTTTCCGGCACCCCAATATTACAACCTATTGGACTGTTTTCACTGTTGGCAGCTGGCTTTGGGTTATTTCTCCATTTATGGCCTATG GTTCAGCAAGTCAGCTCTTGAAGACTTACTTTCCTGAAGGAATGAGTGAAACTTTAATAAGAAACATTCTCTTTGGAGCAGTGAGAGGGTTGAGCTATCTGCACCAAAATGGCTGCATtcacag GAGTATTAAAGCCAGCCATATCCTCATTTCTGGTGATGGCCTAGTGACCCTCTCTGGCCTGTCCCACCTGCATAGTTTGGTTAAGCATGGACAGAGGCATAGGGCTGTGTATGATTTCCCACAGTTCAGCACATCAGTGCAGCCGTGGCTGAGCCCAGAACTACTGAGACAG GATTTACATGGATATAATGTAAAGTCAGATATTTACAGTGTTGGGATTACAGCATGTGAATTGGCCAGTGGGAAGGTACCTTTCCAGGACATGCATAGGACTCAG atgtTGTTACAGAAGCTGAAAGGTCCTCCTTACAGCCCATTGGATGTCAGTATCTTCCCTCAATCAGAATCCAGAATGAAGAATTCCCGATCAGGTGTAGACTCTGGGATTGGAGAAAGTGTACTTGTCTCCAGTGGAACTCAAACAGTAAATAGTGACAGATTGCAAACTCCATCCTCAAAAActttctctcctgccttctttAGCTTGGTACAGCTCTGTTTGCAACAAGATCCTGAGAAAAG ATGA